In the Armatimonas rosea genome, GCGATGAATGACGATCTTACGGCGCGGTTGGCGCGCATTCGCTTGCTGGCACTTGATGTCGATGGCACCCTGACCGATGGGGGAATCTACTTTGGGGCCAATGGGGAGGAGCTTAAACGCTTTCATACCCAGGATGGTCTGGGCATTGTCTTGGCGCGTGGGGTGGGGCTCCAGGTTGCCTGGGTGACGGGGCGAGACTCGAGCATTGTCTGGCGGCGCTCGCAGGAGCTGGCGACCCCGCGCCATCTGGTGATGCAGGGAGTCAAAGACAAGGTCAAGGCGCTGGAGTTCTTGGCGCGGGAGACCCAGGTCTCGCTGAGCGAGGTGGCCTTTATGGGCGATGACCTCAACGACCTCCCCGCGATGAGCGAGGCGGAGGTGGCGCTCTGCCCTGCGGATGCGGCCTCGCACGTGCTCCGCGCCGCAGACTGGGTCGCGAGTCGGCGGGGGGGAGAGGGCGCGGTGCGTGAGGCAATCGAGCTGATCCTCACGGCGCGTGGGGACTACGACCGTGCGGTGGCGCTCTATCTGGAAAAGCTAGCACCCGGGCAGTAAACCATGGAAAAACAAGGCACAGATGAGCAGCGGCGGCGGGGGCGGCGACCCGTGGATGCCCGTGCGCGTCGGGAGCGGGTGGAGAAGGCGATCCAGGAGCTAGAGAGCCTCAACCTACCCTTTACCATGCAGGATGTCGCGGACCGTGCGGATGTCTCGCGGGCGACTCTCTACCGGGATGCGGCACTCCGCGACCTTGTCGGCTCGCGGGGCGATGGCCCGAAGGTGCGCCCGGCAGACTCCCGCTCCGTGGCACAGCTCGAAGAGGAGCGCAAGGGGCTTCTCTCGGAGCGGCGTGCCCTGCGGCGTGAGCTCGACGAGACTAAGAAGCGTGTCAATGAGCTCCTGGAGCGCTGTGCAGCCCTAGAGCGTGAGCAGCGGGAGCGTCCTGCCGCCCCCGAGCAGCCCAGCCAGAGTGAGTCCGAGAAGATTCGTGCCCAGGCCTACGCCGATGGATTTGCGGCGGGAACGCGGGCCGCGATGCAGCGGGGTGGGACTCGTCCGGGCGTGGTGAGTACCGGTGGGCTCTCCAGCGCTGCGGCGCGTCTTCCCCGGGCCTCAGTGCTCTCGGCGCGGCGTACTCTGGCCCGTGCGCTCCACCCCGATTTGTTTGCACAAGACCCTGCCACGCAGCTTCTTGCAACTGAAATCCTCAAGCAATTGAACAGTCTTGCCGATAAATAAACTCGAATACGTTTTTTTATCGGAGGATTGTTGTTATCGTACGTTTTATTTCAACGGAAGTGCAAGTGATTGCTGCCGTTTTACTTACAGGAGTTGGTGTTCTGTTTGGTGGAGCGGTCTATTCGAAAAATAGTGCACCGCGGTCGCGGAGAGTGCCTGTCGTGCGCCCCCGTGCAGCTTCGCAGCGTATGTCCCCGCCACGACGGCGCTGGGATAGCTCTCTGGGGAGTCACCCCAGCCGAGGAAGCTACCGTCGCTGCCTCACGGTCACGGCCACAGCCTACCAGCCCATCGACGACCCCATCGAGGGGGGGCGCTGGACCAAGACGGAGCGTGATGGACGTGCGGTCCACGGTGTCGCCGTGGACCCCAAGATTGTCCCTTTGGGAACACGTCTCTGGATTCCGGGGTATGGCCATGCGATCGCCGACGACATTGGAGGAGCGATTAAAGGCCACCGGATTGATCTACGAATGCAGAGTGCAGACAACATGCGGCGCTGGGGTGTCCGCCGTGTGCAGCTCTATGTCTTGGATTAGTTAGACTCGTGAGTGCGGATGCAGTCGAGGAAATAGAGTGAGGCGCGGTTAGAAATCGAGTAATAGACGCAATTACCACGTCGCTCTGCGGATAGGATTCCGCTATCGCGCATAATTTTTAGCTGTTGGCTGACAATGGCTTGTTGCGCTCCCTCGGATGCATCCACAATTTCAGTCACTCTTTGAGGTGAACCTGATTTTTCAAGAAAATCTAGGATTCTAAGGCGTAAAGGATGAGATAGGACTCGAATTGTTGGCGCAATGCGCTCAAGGGTGGGCATGTCTAAGGTATAGTTTGTCATGGATTTATTGTTTAGATTGGTAATCGGCTTCGTCATAATGTTTGTACCGGGCATATGACGGCCTATAGGATTAGATGTGTTCCACTATATTTTGTGAAAAAATACACTCTTTATTGTATCCTGTTGCAGGAACTTTCCAAGACGCTCTCTCGACAAATGAAGATTCTCCGGGCGCATGTCGCGCTGGGCGGCGATATTGCTAATGGCACGAAGCTCACAGACCGGAATCTGCCAGTGGTGGCCCAGCTGTGCCAGGGCGGCACCCTCCATGGTCTCAAAGTGCGCCGAGAAAAGCTCGCGGCGCTGTGCCCCTTGTGTGTCGGTGCCCGTGCAGGTCTGCACCGTGCAACCGCGTCCTTGAGGGAGCCCTAGCGCTGTAGGGATGTGGAGCGCAAGGGGCTCGGCATAGAACGCGCCAAAGGGGCTGTCTTGGATCGGGCGGAAGTGGGGAGGCTCGGGGAGGGCGAAGCCGACATCGCCCCAGACCTCGCTCTCCCCCACCACAAGGTCCCCAATGGCCAGGCCACTCCCCGGATAGGCCCCAGCGATTCCGATATTGACGATCAGATCGACAGCGGGGCGCTCTAGGAGAGCCATAAAGGTTGCGGGCGCTCCCACGCCCGTGACACGGAGGGAGACCCCGTCTTCAGGCTCCCCCCAAGCCGAGAGCTCCCACTCGGTCGCCGCGCAGACAAGCAGGCGCATGGGCTAGACAGGCTCGATGCGAACGGGGCCAAACGCGGCGTTGCCAACGGTAGCCTGAAGTCCGATCGCGCCACTTGCCTGGCTCGCGGGGATCGTCCCCTCCAGGAGCTGTACCACCAACCCGTCCTCGACCGAGGCGGTGATCCGGCCATCGCTGTGGACACTCAAGGCGAGGCGGTAGGGATGGTCGTACTGCCACTGGATACTGGCATCGGAGAGAACCGCGGTCTGCTCGTCCTGGGTCCAGATCAGCCGTGCGGCACCGTCGGGGGAGAGCACCAGCGCGACATGCCGGCGGAGGCCGCGGACCGCTGCCATGAGGCCGATCCCATCCGCGAGGTGAGCCTGCGCGAGGGTATGGACACTGTAGTCGCTCCAGTCCGAGCTGCCTTGGAAGACATAGCCGGTTCCCTCGTTCTGGATCAGTCGATGCGGGAAGGAGTCGTTGCGTGCGCTAAAGTGCTCGGCGGCATCGACCCAGGCGCGCTTCCAGGCCGTCCCTTCACCGGGGCCAAGTGTGACCTCAGGAATCCCCGTCCAGCCCAGCCAGTCCAGGTAGAGCGCACCATCCCCGCTGTTTCCTCCGATCTTAACCCCGACCTCCGCGATGGGACCGTCCACATCGGGGAGCTGCCAGGAGAGGTTGCCAAAGTCGCCGGGGTCCAGGGCCGAGAGAGGGCCGCGGAGGGTCTCCAGGGTGTCGTTCTTGCCGTAGTAGCGGACGTAGAGCCGAACCGCCGCAGGGCGTGTGTTGGTCTCGTCGGCGACCACGCGGGCGCGCACGAGCTGGCCAGGGTAGAGCCGTGGGGAGGCGATCAGGCTGTAGCCGGGCATGCTGAGGGCATCGGGCGGGGTAAAGGTCGCGGTCGCCACCCGCGCGGTTCGCCCCGGTCCCACACCCGTGTACGAGATCTTCAGTGCGCGCTCGTCATTGGCCACCCCTGCGCCTTCCGCAAGCGAGCCTAGCACGACATTCTCCAGCCGAACCGTCCCGCGCGACTCGGTGGAGTCCTCGGGGACAAAGCCTTGCACACTCCCCGGAAGGGCGAAGTGGTACTGCATCCCATTGTTGGGCATGAGCGGGCGCATCCCCTGCATGGCGCGCGCAGTATTGACGATCTGGTAGGTCACGGTGCCGGCATCGGTGATCGCCCGGCCCCCATCGGCGGTAGGGAGGTACATACGGTCCGCAACGGGGGTGCGGAAGTCGGCACCACGGTTGATACCCACCAGCCCATTCTTAATGCCTAGGATGCAGCCCACGTTGCCGCTGTTGCAGTCTGTGTCCCAGCCGGCCGTGTTGGCGATCATCAGCGACTTTTGGAAGTCATCGTCGCCGTAGAGTAGCGCCAGGATAATCACAGCATGGTTGGGAACCATGTGGCACCCGCCCCCAAACTTGTCGTAGCCGTAGGTCTCCTCGATCTTGCGCAGGGTCGTCCGCCAGTCCCGGGGCTCGTCGGCGTGCCACCCGCGGATATCGTGGATAAGCTTCCAGATCACCGAGGCGCGAGGGATGTAGGTGACGGCCTGGTCTAGCAGACGGTTCAGGCTGCTCTCGGTGAAGGCCAGAGCCTCCATCGCCGCGATCACCTGCGCGCCGTAGATCGCCTCACCATCGTGGGAGACACTGGCCGCACGCTGGGCCAGCCCCGCCGCTTTATCCGGGTCGCCGGGGCAGAGCATCGCCCAGCCGTCGATAAAGATCTGTGCCCCGATCTGCTCGGCCACGACCTGCCCGTTCATCTCGATACTGCCCGAGGCGGGCGGCATGACACCGTGCTTGAGGCGCAGGTAGGCCGTGTGCTCGGTGCTGACCCCCATGCCCCCCCACCAGAGCACGGTCCGCTTCTCGATTAAATAGTTCAGCCAGGTCTTACCGACTTGCTCCGCCGTGATGTCGTAGGGGTTGTTGTGGTCGGGGAAGGCGCGCGGGAAGGTAAAGGTCCCCGAGATGTCGTCGTCGGTGACGATCAAGGGCTTGCCAAGCTTGTCGTGGACGTAGTACCAGACCTCACCTAGCTCTTTCTCTATCTGGGCATTGCTCCAGCCCTCAAAAGGCCGCCCCAGATAGACACCAATGATCTTGCCGAGCACACCCGCATAGACGCGCTCCTCGTAGTCGGTAGGCAGGGAAAACATGAAGTGATTTTACCTTAATTTCTCCTTTACTTCTGGTGCTTTAGCACTTCCTGGTAGTGCCGCGATAGAGTGGGTGATGCGGATAGAAAAAACTGCCGAGGACGACGAAGAAGAAGCACGCGACGTTCCCGATGAATTTGATGCGTTTGATGAGCTCGACGACGACGAGCCCGAGGGGTTTGAGCGCTTTCACGACACCCGTGTGACCTCGAAGGCGAAGAAGAAGCACGCCGAGATGGCCAAGGCGCTGGCTGCCGACGAGGGCAATGTGCTCTTTGAGACGACCTACAAGCCCAGCCGCCACGAGGCCACCTGGCTCTACGGGTCGCTGCGGCCGTTCTTCGAGGAGCAAAAGCTGATCGACGATGTCTTCTTCCAGGTCAAGGGCGGCAAGGAGGCGAGTGTCTACTGCTGCCATGTCCACCCCGATGCTCAGGCGGCGCTGGGAGCCGAGCTGGTGGCGGCCAAGGTCTACCGCCCCCGGCAGTTCCGCAACCTGAGAAACGATGCGCTGTACCGCCAGGGTCGCGCGATCCTCACCGACGATGGCAGGGAGGCGAAGGCCACCGACACGCGCCTGATGCGGGCACTGGGCAAGAAGACCGAGTTTGGGCAGCAGGTCCAGCACTCCAGCTGGCTGCTCTACGAGTACACCACCCTCCAAGCCCTCTTCACCGCCGGCTGCGCGGTCCCCGAGCCCTACGCCGTGGGGGAGAATGCGATTTTAATGGGCTATGTCGGGGAAGAGACCCGCGCGGCCTCGACCTTGATCGAGCTGGTCCTGCCCCGCGCCGAGGCGCAAAAAGTCTTCGATCAGCTCAAAGAGAGCCTGGCGATCCTGGTGGGAATGGGCCTGGTCCACGGCGACCTCTCCGCCTACAATGTCCTCTACGACGGCGACAAGCCGACGATTATTGACCTGCCGCAGGTGGTGCGCTTCGACCAGAACGAGCACGCCGAGGCGATCTTTCTGCGGGATCTCACTCGCCTCTGTGACTACTTCCGCCGCGCCGGGGTGGTCTGCGATCCCGAGGCACTTGCACGGGAGCTACGGCAGGCCCCCTGACCCCCACAAGTGGGGGTTAGGGGGCCTTTTTCCGGGGCTGGAGCGCGGCGAAGCACTCCCGCAGGAAGGCGAGGAGCCCCCCGAGAACCGCACCGTGGAGGGTGGAGATGAGAACCACGGTCAAGAGACCCGGCGCCGGGCCGACCGCGATCAGGTTGTAGAGCAGGTCGATAATAAAAAAGGCGATCCCGCTGTAGAGCGCCGCGAGGCGTGGCGACCACTTCCGCAGAAAGACAAACGCGCCGATAGGCAGGCAGGCATTGATCACTAGTGGGGACTGTGCGGCCGGGGGAGCGTTGAGGCGCAGGAAGGCGCAGATCACCTCCAGAAGCCAGGGGCTCAGAAAGATCGCCAGGCTCATTCCCAGCGCGACCCGTGCGGCCTTGGGACGGCCCGCCGCGGAGCAGAATCCCGTGATCGCCCCGAGCAGGGCATAGAGGAGCCAGGCATTCTCCTGCCCGATCCGCATCTCCGGGTTCTGGAAGCGCGCCAGCGTGGTCATCACCGCCGCTCCGATCGTCCCCGCCGCGACTCCGCCAAGCCAAGAGACAGCCGACTGGGCCGGAGTCTCCTTCTGGATTGCCGTCTCCGCGGTGATCGTCTCTTCCTCACGGACTGCTTGGCGCTGCATAGAGGAAAAGTATCGCAGAAATAGCCCCTCCGCAACTCTGGGGAGGCACTAAGGCAACTCTCGCACTTTGGCGGTGGCAGTCGTGGAGGGGCTTGGTACAATGAGCAAATGCCACGTAAGGCCAAGAAGAACCTCGAAATTCCCCCGCTGGGGCTTGATTTACTTGATGAGGAGCTGCTCCAGGACGAGGAGACGTTCCTGGATGAGCTCGATGGAGGCTGGGAAGGGGAGAGCGTCCCCCATGTCCTGCCCCTGATTCCCATCCGCGATAGTGTCTACTTTCCCGGCATGATCTTCCCCCTCACCCTCGGGCGTGACTGCTCCGTGCGGGCGGTGGAGGTGGCGCAGGAGGGGCGGCCCCGCATGGTCGCCCTGATCACCCAGCGCGATCTCCAGGTGGAGGATCCCCAGCCCGACGACCTCTACGAGATGGGGATCGCGGCGGAGGTGATGCAGTTCACCCGAATCCCCGATGGCATGGTGCGCGTCTTGCTTGAGGCCGGGCCACGTGTCCAGGTGCGCCGCTACCTCCAGACCGACCCCTACATGCGGATCGAGGTGGAGTCCCTGCCCCAGCCCGGCGAGCCCCCGACCCCCCATGTCGAGGCGCTCACCCGGACGGTCACCGCGCAGTTTGAGCGCTTGGTCACTGAGGCGAAGGGAATTCCCCCCGAGGCACTGGTCAACGTCCTCTCGGTCGAGGAACCGGGCCGCCTCGCCGACACGATCATCCCCTACCTCGCGCTCCGGGTCGAGCAGAAACAGAGCCTGCTGGAGACACTCTCGGTCGAGGAGCGCCTGGAGAAGCTGGCGACAGTCCTCAATGAAGAGAGCGCGATCCTAGAGATCCAGAAAGACATCCGCTCCCGAGTCGAGAAGGAGATGGGCGACCACCAGCGCGAGTTCTTCCTGCGCGAGCAGCTCAAGGCGATCCAGTCCGAGCTTGGGGAGGCCGACGACCGCGCTAGCGAGCTGGCTGAGTACCGCCAGAAGATTGTCGCCGCCAAGATGCCCGAGGAGATCGAGACCCGCGCCCTGAAGGAGCTCGATCGCTTTGAGAAGACCCCGCTGGTCAGCCCCGAGGCGGGCGTGCTGCGCAACTACCTCGATCTGATGGTCGCCATGCCCTGGAGCACGCTCACCGACGACCGCTTGGATATCGCGGAGGCGGAGCGGATCCTGGATGAGGATCACTACGGCCTGCCCAAGGTGAAGGAGCGCATCCTGGAGTTCCTGGCCGTGCGCAAGCTCGCGGGGGAGAAGCTCAAGGCGCCCATTCTTTGTTTTGTCGGGCCGCCCGGTGTGGGCAAGACCAGCCTTGGCCGCTCGGTGGCGCGGGCACTGGGGCGCAAGTTCGCCCGCCTCTCGCTGGGCGGGGTCCGCGATGAGGCCGAGATTCGGGGGCACCGGCGCACCTATGTGGGCGCGATGCCGGGGCGCATCTTGCAGGCGATTCGGCAGGCGGGCAGCCGCAACCCGGTGATTGTCCTGGACGAGCTCGATAAGCTGGGCAACGATTTTAGAGGCGATCCCAGCTCGGCGCTCCTGGAGGCGCTCGACCCGGAGCAGAATAAAGAGTTCTCCGACCACTACTTAGAGGTGCCTTTTGACCTGTCTCAGGCACTCTTTATCGCCACGGCAAACCTGCTGGACACGATCCCACCCGCCTTGCGCGACCGGCTTGAGGTGATCCCGTTCTCGGGCTATATCGAGGCGGAGAAGCTGGCGATCGCCCAGACCCATCTCCTGCCCCGCCAGCGCGAGAGCCATGGCCTCACCGACGAAAACTTCACCCTCGACGAGGCGGCGCTCCGAAGCCTGATCCGGGAGTACACCCGTGAGGCGGGCGTGCGTAGCCTGCACCGGGAGATCGGCTCGCTCTGCCGGAAGGCGGCACGAAAGCTGGCCAGCGACGAGACCCAGGTCGTTGCGGTGCAGGCGGAGACTCTTGAAGGGCTGCTCGGGAAGCCGCGCTTCGACTGGGGCAAGATGGAGGAGACCGACGAGGTCGGGGCCGCTACGGGGCTGGTCTACACCGAGGCCGGCGGCGACACGGTGACGATCGAGGTCCTGCCCACCCGCGGCGAGGGCAAGCTCACCCTGACCGGCCAGCTCGGGGAGGTGATGCGCGAGTCCGCCCAGACCGCCTGGACCTTTGTCCGCTCCCGCCTAGAGACCCTGGGGATCGCCGAGGATGCCGACAAGGGCAAAGATATCCATGTCCATGTCCCCGCGGGTGCGGTGCCGAAAGATGGGCCGTCGGCAGGGGTGACCATGGCGGTCGCGCTGGCCTCTGCGATCTCGGGGCGCGCCGTGCGCTGCGATGTGGCGATGACGGGCGAGATCACGCTCCGGGGCAAGGTGCTTCCGGTGGGAGGGATCAAGGAGAAGGTCCTGGCCGCACACCGCTCAGGTGTGCGCACGGTGCTCCTGCCCGCCGAGAACGAGGCCGATCTGGACGATCTCCCGGCCGATGT is a window encoding:
- a CDS encoding KdsC family phosphatase, which codes for MNDDLTARLARIRLLALDVDGTLTDGGIYFGANGEELKRFHTQDGLGIVLARGVGLQVAWVTGRDSSIVWRRSQELATPRHLVMQGVKDKVKALEFLARETQVSLSEVAFMGDDLNDLPAMSEAEVALCPADAASHVLRAADWVASRRGGEGAVREAIELILTARGDYDRAVALYLEKLAPGQ
- a CDS encoding 3D domain-containing protein — translated: MRPRAASQRMSPPRRRWDSSLGSHPSRGSYRRCLTVTATAYQPIDDPIEGGRWTKTERDGRAVHGVAVDPKIVPLGTRLWIPGYGHAIADDIGGAIKGHRIDLRMQSADNMRRWGVRRVQLYVLD
- the lon gene encoding endopeptidase La; translated protein: MPRKAKKNLEIPPLGLDLLDEELLQDEETFLDELDGGWEGESVPHVLPLIPIRDSVYFPGMIFPLTLGRDCSVRAVEVAQEGRPRMVALITQRDLQVEDPQPDDLYEMGIAAEVMQFTRIPDGMVRVLLEAGPRVQVRRYLQTDPYMRIEVESLPQPGEPPTPHVEALTRTVTAQFERLVTEAKGIPPEALVNVLSVEEPGRLADTIIPYLALRVEQKQSLLETLSVEERLEKLATVLNEESAILEIQKDIRSRVEKEMGDHQREFFLREQLKAIQSELGEADDRASELAEYRQKIVAAKMPEEIETRALKELDRFEKTPLVSPEAGVLRNYLDLMVAMPWSTLTDDRLDIAEAERILDEDHYGLPKVKERILEFLAVRKLAGEKLKAPILCFVGPPGVGKTSLGRSVARALGRKFARLSLGGVRDEAEIRGHRRTYVGAMPGRILQAIRQAGSRNPVIVLDELDKLGNDFRGDPSSALLEALDPEQNKEFSDHYLEVPFDLSQALFIATANLLDTIPPALRDRLEVIPFSGYIEAEKLAIAQTHLLPRQRESHGLTDENFTLDEAALRSLIREYTREAGVRSLHREIGSLCRKAARKLASDETQVVAVQAETLEGLLGKPRFDWGKMEETDEVGAATGLVYTEAGGDTVTIEVLPTRGEGKLTLTGQLGEVMRESAQTAWTFVRSRLETLGIAEDADKGKDIHVHVPAGAVPKDGPSAGVTMAVALASAISGRAVRCDVAMTGEITLRGKVLPVGGIKEKVLAAHRSGVRTVLLPAENEADLDDLPADVRAELTFVFLRHADDALKVALRE
- a CDS encoding RIO1 family regulatory kinase/ATPase encodes the protein MRIEKTAEDDEEEARDVPDEFDAFDELDDDEPEGFERFHDTRVTSKAKKKHAEMAKALAADEGNVLFETTYKPSRHEATWLYGSLRPFFEEQKLIDDVFFQVKGGKEASVYCCHVHPDAQAALGAELVAAKVYRPRQFRNLRNDALYRQGRAILTDDGREAKATDTRLMRALGKKTEFGQQVQHSSWLLYEYTTLQALFTAGCAVPEPYAVGENAILMGYVGEETRAASTLIELVLPRAEAQKVFDQLKESLAILVGMGLVHGDLSAYNVLYDGDKPTIIDLPQVVRFDQNEHAEAIFLRDLTRLCDYFRRAGVVCDPEALARELRQAP
- a CDS encoding ArsR/SmtB family transcription factor → MTNYTLDMPTLERIAPTIRVLSHPLRLRILDFLEKSGSPQRVTEIVDASEGAQQAIVSQQLKIMRDSGILSAERRGNCVYYSISNRASLYFLDCIRTHESN